The genomic stretch TCCCGGGCCCTCCGACGGGTCGCGGAGGTGCCGCTGCTCGTGGCCGCGGCACTCCTCGTGGCCTTCCTCATCAAGACGTTCCTCCTGCAGGCCTTCTTCATCCCCTCCGCGTCGATGGTCCCGGCGCTGCAGGTCGGCGACCGCATCCTCGTCGAGAAGGTGTCCTACCGCCTCCGGGAGCCCCAGCGGGGCGAGATGGTCGTCTTCCACCGGCCCGGGCGGCAGGCCGAACGGGGAGCGGCCGCGGCGGCGCGGGGGTTCTTCGAGGGGCTCGGGCTCCTGCGGCCCGGCGACGACACCGACCTCATCAAGCGGGTCGTCGGCCTGCCGGGGGAGACCGTCGAGGTCCGCAACGGCACGGTCGTCGTGGACGGCCACGCGCTGCGCGAGCCCTGGGTCGTCCCCGACGGCCGCAGCTTCGCGCCGGTGACCGTGCCCGACGGCGCCTACTACGTGCTCGGCGACAATCGCACCAACTCTGACGACAGCCGCTACACCCTCGGCACCTTGCCGCGCGAGGAGGTTGTCGGACGGGCCTTCGCGATCGTCTGGCCACCCGCCCACGCGAGCGTGTCGCTACGGACGGACTATGCTGGTGCCGACCCGCCGGCAGGAGCCGGTCGACCCGACTCCATCACCGCCCCGCCCGCGCTGCCGGGACCCGACGATCCCTGAAAGGCCCCGCCGTCATGAACCGCACCGACCTCGTCGACCTTGCCAGCCTGCGCGACGACGTCCCCGACTTCCGCCCAGGCGACACGGTGCGCGTCCACGTGAAGGTGACCGAGGGAAACCGCTCGCGCATCCAGGTGTTCGAAGGCCATGTCATCGCGCGCAAGGGCAGCGGGGTGAGCGAGACCTTCACCGTCCGCAAGATCAGCTTCAACGCGGTCGGCGTCGAGCGGACGTTCCCCGTGCACGCACCGGTCATCGACCACATCGAGGTCATCCGGCGGGGCAAGGTGCGCCGCGCGAAGCTCTACTACCTGCGGGACCGGGTGGGCAAGAAGGCCAAGATCCGGGAGCGGCGTGAACCGGCCGGCGCCTAGCACTCCGCCCGCGGGCCCCGAGGACGAGCCCGCACCCTTGATGGACACCGAGGCGGGCGCCCGGTCGGGAGCCGAGGAGGAGGCGCGGGAGAGGGGCCGCAGCTTCTTCGCCGAGCTGCCGGTGCTCATCCTCGTCGCGTTCGTCCTCGCGCTGCTGCTGAAGACCTTCCTCGTCCAGGCGTTCTACATCCCGTCGTCGTCCATGGAACCGACGCTCCACATCGACGACCGCGTCCTGGTCAACAAGCTCTCCTACCAGCTGCGGGAGCCGCGAAGGGGCGAGCTCGTCGTGTTCACCGAGCGGGTCGAGGGTGCCGATGGGCACCGCAGCGTCGGTGAGCGGGTCATGCACTTCCTCTCGTCGGGCCTCGGGGTCGCGCGCCCCGACGAGCGGGACTACATCAAGCGGATCATCGGCCTGCCGGGAGAGACGGTCGAGATGCGCAACGGCGTGGTGCGCATCAACGGCGAACCGCTGCCCGAGGCGACGACCGAGGACGGCG from Egibacteraceae bacterium encodes the following:
- the lepB gene encoding signal peptidase I, with the protein product SRALRRVAEVPLLVAAALLVAFLIKTFLLQAFFIPSASMVPALQVGDRILVEKVSYRLREPQRGEMVVFHRPGRQAERGAAAAARGFFEGLGLLRPGDDTDLIKRVVGLPGETVEVRNGTVVVDGHALREPWVVPDGRSFAPVTVPDGAYYVLGDNRTNSDDSRYTLGTLPREEVVGRAFAIVWPPAHASVSLRTDYAGADPPAGAGRPDSITAPPALPGPDDP
- the rplS gene encoding 50S ribosomal protein L19, with the protein product MNRTDLVDLASLRDDVPDFRPGDTVRVHVKVTEGNRSRIQVFEGHVIARKGSGVSETFTVRKISFNAVGVERTFPVHAPVIDHIEVIRRGKVRRAKLYYLRDRVGKKAKIRERREPAGA
- the lepB gene encoding signal peptidase I, with translation MDTEAGARSGAEEEARERGRSFFAELPVLILVAFVLALLLKTFLVQAFYIPSSSMEPTLHIDDRVLVNKLSYQLREPRRGELVVFTERVEGADGHRSVGERVMHFLSSGLGVARPDERDYIKRIIGLPGETVEMRNGVVRINGEPLPEATTEDGGYLSAPDHTPFGPVEVPSGHYFMMGDNRPNSADSRSSLGPIAGEDLVGRAFVVIWPLQRVDTLPIADYAEEPERGRATATVGP